One genomic window of Candidatus Dormiibacterota bacterium includes the following:
- the raiA gene encoding ribosome-associated translation inhibitor RaiA has product MIDLQITGRHFELDARVVKYAQSKLGQLDRYILKQVPHVHGHVVLEFDKSGREDNSFVCEVSINLPKSQLYAKEATLNMYAAIDICEAKIKSQVLKYKEKHMPKRGRLLKFWKPSDDNS; this is encoded by the coding sequence ATGATAGATCTGCAGATAACCGGCCGCCACTTTGAGCTTGACGCGCGAGTAGTAAAGTACGCCCAAAGTAAGCTAGGCCAACTAGACCGCTATATATTAAAACAAGTGCCACACGTACACGGCCATGTGGTTTTAGAATTCGATAAATCAGGGCGGGAAGACAACAGCTTTGTCTGTGAGGTTTCTATTAACCTGCCCAAATCCCAGCTATATGCCAAAGAAGCCACTCTGAACATGTATGCTGCTATAGATATCTGTGAAGCCAAAATCAAATCGCAAGTTCTTAAGTACAAAGAAAAGCATATGCCCAAGCGCGGCCGGCTGCTCAAATTCTGGAAACCCTCTGACGATAATTCTTAA
- the serS gene encoding serine--tRNA ligase, with protein MIDIKHLRENPEEYKRSAKLRGVKVDIDKLLAADRQRSDVMREVEGLRSKLNVGGKPTPAELKDLQNVKEQLEQKAADFGKLDGQYHDLIKQAPNLLAEDTPEGGEESNKEERAWGKAKPAKVAGHASWLQEHDLIDFERGAKVAGAKFYYLKGAAVKLEMAIKRLGLEAAEAAGFLPMDVPHLVNGRIADGTGFNPQGPEQQIYSVEGEDLHLVATAEMPLTGYHADEILDPKQLPALYVGWSPSYRREAGSYGKHSKGLFRVHQFNKLELYVFCAPEQSDEWLQKLVKLEEDICRQLEIPYRVTRTAAGDMGAPHYQKYDVEYWSPAEGEYRELTSAANCTDYQARRLDIRTRNNKGSTIHVHTLNATAAAISRVLIALVENHQTPDGKVKIPKALREYYGSDYL; from the coding sequence ATGATCGATATTAAACATCTGCGTGAAAATCCTGAAGAGTACAAACGCTCAGCAAAACTGCGTGGCGTAAAAGTAGATATTGATAAGCTGCTAGCTGCCGATAGGCAGCGTTCAGATGTGATGCGTGAAGTGGAGGGGCTGAGGTCCAAGCTTAATGTCGGCGGTAAGCCAACTCCGGCTGAACTTAAAGACCTACAGAATGTTAAAGAGCAGCTAGAGCAAAAAGCAGCCGATTTCGGCAAGCTGGATGGGCAGTATCACGACTTAATCAAACAGGCTCCCAATCTGCTTGCCGAGGATACTCCTGAGGGAGGCGAGGAATCAAATAAGGAAGAGAGGGCGTGGGGTAAAGCTAAACCGGCCAAGGTCGCCGGTCACGCCTCCTGGCTGCAAGAACATGACTTAATCGATTTCGAACGCGGTGCAAAGGTTGCCGGAGCCAAGTTTTACTACTTAAAAGGAGCGGCCGTTAAGCTTGAAATGGCTATTAAACGCCTGGGTCTTGAGGCAGCCGAGGCGGCCGGCTTCCTGCCTATGGATGTACCGCACCTGGTGAACGGGCGAATCGCAGACGGCACCGGTTTTAATCCTCAAGGTCCAGAACAGCAGATTTACAGTGTGGAGGGCGAGGACCTGCATTTGGTCGCAACGGCCGAAATGCCGCTAACCGGTTACCATGCAGATGAAATATTAGATCCTAAGCAGCTGCCAGCCCTTTATGTCGGCTGGAGCCCCTCTTACCGCCGCGAAGCCGGTTCCTATGGTAAGCATAGCAAGGGACTGTTTAGGGTTCATCAGTTTAATAAGCTTGAACTATACGTTTTCTGCGCGCCTGAGCAGAGCGACGAATGGCTACAGAAACTGGTGAAGCTTGAGGAGGATATCTGCCGTCAACTGGAGATACCGTATCGGGTAACAAGGACCGCCGCCGGAGATATGGGAGCGCCGCATTACCAGAAGTACGATGTGGAATATTGGAGCCCGGCAGAGGGTGAGTACCGTGAACTTACCAGTGCCGCTAATTGCACAGATTATCAAGCCCGCCGTTTGGATATTCGCACCCGCAATAACAAAGGCAGCACAATTCATGTGCATACTCTCAATGCCACAGCCGCGGCTATTAGTCGGGTGCTCATTGCACTGGTGGAAAATCACCAGACCCCTGATGGCAAAGTTAAGATTCCAAAGGCACTACGTGAATATTACGGGAGCGACTATCTATGA
- the lysS gene encoding lysine--tRNA ligase has translation MTNLTDSKYWLDVTAEEIIKRYPKGEVIVSSGISPSASYHIGHYREIITADALAWAVRERGRKARHIHVVDNFDPLRKRYDFLPKKYEKYVGWPICLVPDPNGDCHKSYAEHFFGEFQQYFEPMGIKAEVVRSYEELYKTGRMTSYIEKVIQHVQEIKGIFEKLANRSLPKDWLPVSLIGENNKLIRATKDSWDQTAKTLGGIKYDDGRAKLDWRLDWPARWAELGVDVEPFGMQEHGAAGGSYETGAEFCRHIFGAEPPYDAGRYGHIHLAGEAKKMSSSYGKIITPKEALEIMPPEILRYFIVRSRPEKKLQFDSGIGLANLIDEFAAAGSDEGHEFRDAYEFAVAGNKDQVISTIPFKHLVSVYQAAKRDEPETLEILRRTDYEEAVKAEADVIKRELKFAGNWLNKYAPEEIKLELQEKMPKIDLSSGQKQFLTKLADLVEAKKAASGQDMHELIYQAKDEADLAPQEAFQAIYRVILGKDYGPKAGWFLASLDSKWLVGRLRFEA, from the coding sequence ATGACAAATTTAACTGACAGTAAGTATTGGCTAGATGTTACCGCCGAAGAAATTATTAAACGGTACCCCAAGGGTGAAGTTATAGTTTCAAGCGGTATATCCCCCTCGGCTTCCTACCATATCGGCCACTATAGGGAAATCATAACGGCAGATGCGCTGGCTTGGGCTGTGCGCGAACGTGGGCGCAAAGCACGGCATATCCATGTGGTAGATAATTTCGACCCGTTGCGCAAACGCTATGATTTTCTGCCCAAAAAGTATGAAAAATACGTTGGCTGGCCGATCTGCCTGGTGCCCGACCCTAATGGTGACTGCCATAAATCTTATGCTGAGCATTTCTTTGGTGAATTCCAGCAGTATTTCGAGCCCATGGGGATAAAAGCAGAAGTCGTACGCAGCTATGAAGAGCTATACAAGACCGGCCGTATGACAAGCTATATAGAGAAGGTTATCCAGCATGTGCAGGAGATAAAGGGTATTTTCGAAAAACTGGCCAACCGCAGCCTGCCAAAAGATTGGTTGCCGGTGTCGTTGATAGGCGAGAATAATAAATTAATTAGAGCTACTAAGGACAGCTGGGACCAGACAGCGAAGACCTTGGGCGGTATCAAGTATGATGACGGCCGTGCCAAGCTCGATTGGCGCTTGGATTGGCCAGCCAGATGGGCTGAACTAGGTGTGGATGTTGAGCCGTTTGGCATGCAAGAGCATGGAGCGGCCGGCGGCTCTTACGAAACTGGCGCTGAGTTTTGCCGGCATATATTTGGCGCCGAGCCGCCTTATGACGCTGGTCGGTATGGCCATATTCACTTGGCCGGTGAAGCAAAAAAAATGAGCTCATCTTACGGCAAAATTATTACTCCGAAAGAAGCTCTGGAGATTATGCCGCCCGAAATTCTGCGCTACTTCATCGTACGCAGCCGCCCGGAAAAGAAGCTGCAGTTCGACTCCGGCATTGGTTTGGCTAATCTCATTGACGAGTTTGCAGCAGCTGGCAGTGATGAAGGTCACGAATTTCGTGATGCCTATGAGTTCGCCGTTGCCGGTAATAAGGACCAAGTTATTTCCACTATTCCATTCAAGCACCTGGTTTCGGTTTACCAGGCGGCTAAAAGAGATGAACCGGAAACGCTCGAAATCTTAAGGCGCACAGACTATGAAGAGGCCGTTAAAGCTGAAGCCGATGTTATTAAGCGCGAACTGAAATTTGCTGGCAACTGGTTAAATAAATACGCCCCTGAAGAGATAAAGCTTGAACTGCAGGAAAAAATGCCGAAAATCGATTTAAGCTCCGGCCAGAAACAGTTCCTGACTAAGTTGGCCGACCTAGTAGAAGCTAAAAAGGCGGCAAGCGGCCAGGATATGCATGAGCTAATATACCAGGCTAAAGACGAGGCTGACCTTGCACCCCAGGAAGCATTCCAGGCTATTTATCGAGTGATTCTGGGGAAAGACTACGGGCCTAAGGCCGGATGGTTTTTGGCCAGCCTGGATAGTAAATGGTTGGTCGGGCGGCTGCGGTTTGAGGCTTAG
- the greA gene encoding transcription elongation factor GreA, whose protein sequence is MQNTTNKRDFYLTKEGVEKLKEELHDLTHNQRQAVARELKEAKEYGDLSENASYDAAKDHQSFVEGRIAEIEHILKNAVIIETPKTNGAVGIGSTVHIEVEGGVQKFTIVGTHEANPEEGKISNESPIGQALLGKKKGDEIAVEVPSGTMTYKVKHIE, encoded by the coding sequence ATGCAAAACACAACTAACAAGAGAGACTTTTACCTGACCAAAGAAGGGGTAGAAAAGCTCAAGGAAGAACTTCACGATTTAACCCACAACCAGCGTCAGGCAGTTGCACGTGAGCTTAAAGAAGCCAAAGAGTACGGGGACTTAAGCGAGAACGCCTCGTATGATGCAGCCAAAGACCACCAGTCATTTGTAGAGGGTCGTATTGCTGAGATTGAACATATTCTGAAAAACGCTGTAATTATTGAAACCCCCAAGACTAATGGGGCAGTTGGCATTGGCTCAACCGTCCATATTGAGGTTGAAGGAGGTGTACAAAAATTCACAATTGTAGGCACGCATGAAGCTAACCCAGAAGAGGGTAAAATTTCGAATGAATCTCCGATCGGCCAGGCTCTCTTGGGCAAGAAGAAGGGCGACGAAATTGCCGTAGAGGTTCCCTCCGGGACTATGACCTATAAAGTCAAACATATAGAATAA
- the mrdA gene encoding penicillin-binding protein 2 — protein MKNDKPLFGYAGEDHPRSDRMTIKRDQRGNERWADAILPADAAAGVLETPTSRQPLGVIAAVVVLLFSILVVQLFRLQIIGGERNLSLAEGNRIRQKIVRAPRGVVYDRHKIALAKNLASSEVTVVPSLLPREKAQRQAVYARVAELTGVPEAEIAAKAEGDCINRSGKTEALKERAQQICLLQNQPQLITPRLAREKELRFDEAILTVPGFSIDVNPIREYLDGGSLAAILGYTGRVSPEDLKRNPSYISTDLVGKLGIERQYEDTLRGRNGSEQAEVDSGGRPVKLLTSKRAEPGQNIMLSIDWELQKKLAESIAAQLTASGSKRGAGIAMHPRTGEILAAVNLPTYDNNLFAKGISAADYKKLTDDPGQPLFNKLTAGAYPSGSIIKPLVAAAALQEKVVGSGTTVNDSGQLEITNRYDPNVKYTFRSYEPGGLGVVNLVRALALSSNVYFYTVGGGYGNIKGLGVDRLVSYYHKFGLGQKPEVDIPEQSAGRVPTPEYKKRLSGESWVLGDSYNIAVGQGDMLVSPLQMAVAISAIANGGDIIRPHFFKASLDGAGNPTATAKSEVVRKGFIDPQHLATVREGMRQAVTTGTACCLIEEQVPVPVAAKTGTAETDPEGKRAPHAWFEAFAPYNDPQIVIVVLIENSGEGAQYAAPAVRDTLAWCFKRPQGCVK, from the coding sequence GTGAAAAACGATAAACCCTTATTCGGCTACGCCGGTGAAGACCACCCCCGATCAGACAGAATGACGATCAAGCGCGATCAGCGAGGCAATGAGCGTTGGGCCGACGCTATTCTGCCGGCCGATGCCGCTGCGGGCGTGCTGGAGACGCCGACCAGCCGCCAGCCATTAGGGGTAATAGCGGCTGTCGTAGTGCTGTTATTCAGTATCCTAGTGGTGCAGCTCTTTAGGCTGCAGATTATCGGAGGGGAGCGCAATTTGAGTTTGGCTGAGGGTAATCGAATTCGGCAGAAAATCGTTCGCGCGCCCAGGGGAGTGGTTTATGATCGACACAAGATAGCATTGGCCAAGAACCTAGCCAGTTCTGAGGTAACGGTAGTGCCAAGCCTGCTCCCACGCGAGAAAGCCCAGCGGCAGGCGGTTTATGCTCGTGTAGCAGAGTTAACAGGAGTACCTGAGGCCGAAATAGCCGCAAAAGCAGAAGGCGATTGCATTAACCGGTCAGGTAAAACCGAGGCACTTAAGGAAAGAGCTCAGCAGATCTGCCTACTGCAGAACCAGCCGCAATTAATCACCCCCAGACTTGCGAGGGAAAAGGAGCTGCGGTTTGATGAGGCGATTCTCACAGTACCGGGTTTCAGCATAGATGTTAACCCGATTAGAGAATATCTAGACGGAGGTTCTTTGGCGGCTATCCTGGGCTATACAGGCCGGGTCAGCCCGGAGGATCTTAAGCGTAACCCTTCTTACATCTCTACCGACCTAGTGGGAAAGTTAGGAATCGAGCGTCAGTACGAAGATACCTTGCGGGGGCGTAACGGCAGCGAGCAGGCCGAAGTCGATTCAGGAGGCCGACCAGTTAAGCTTTTAACATCCAAACGGGCCGAACCAGGCCAGAACATCATGCTTTCAATCGACTGGGAACTGCAGAAGAAGCTGGCCGAATCGATTGCAGCCCAGCTAACGGCCAGTGGCAGTAAGCGCGGAGCCGGTATTGCCATGCATCCTAGAACTGGAGAGATTCTAGCTGCCGTTAATCTGCCAACGTACGATAATAATTTGTTTGCAAAAGGCATCAGTGCGGCCGATTATAAAAAACTAACGGATGACCCAGGCCAGCCTTTGTTTAATAAACTAACGGCCGGCGCTTATCCTTCGGGTTCGATTATTAAACCCTTGGTAGCAGCTGCGGCTTTGCAGGAAAAGGTAGTGGGCTCCGGTACAACCGTGAATGATTCAGGCCAGCTGGAGATCACTAACCGCTACGACCCAAACGTTAAGTATACTTTTCGTAGTTACGAGCCGGGTGGCTTGGGGGTGGTGAACCTAGTAAGAGCCCTAGCGCTCAGCTCAAACGTGTACTTTTATACCGTCGGTGGGGGCTATGGAAATATCAAGGGTTTGGGGGTGGATCGTTTAGTGAGCTACTATCACAAGTTTGGATTAGGTCAGAAACCAGAGGTGGATATTCCCGAACAGTCAGCGGGCCGCGTACCTACCCCAGAGTACAAAAAGCGCCTCAGCGGCGAGTCGTGGGTACTGGGGGACTCGTACAATATTGCCGTGGGCCAGGGAGACATGCTGGTTTCACCCCTTCAGATGGCAGTGGCTATTTCGGCGATTGCTAATGGCGGCGATATCATTAGACCACATTTCTTTAAAGCCTCACTGGATGGCGCTGGCAATCCTACTGCTACGGCCAAGTCAGAGGTAGTACGCAAGGGCTTTATTGATCCGCAGCACTTGGCAACTGTTCGTGAAGGTATGCGCCAGGCAGTTACCACCGGCACGGCCTGTTGTTTGATAGAGGAGCAGGTTCCGGTACCAGTGGCAGCCAAGACCGGTACGGCTGAAACTGACCCCGAGGGCAAGCGCGCCCCGCATGCTTGGTTTGAAGCCTTCGCCCCATATAATGATCCTCAAATTGTAATTGTTGTACTGATAGAGAATTCTGGAGAGGGTGCCCAGTATGCCGCGCCGGCGGTTAGAGATACTTTGGCCTGGTGCTTTAAGCGCCCCCAGGGATGCGTAAAGTAA
- the mreC gene encoding rod shape-determining protein MreC: MNRGPTKRLIALTLLGATLAVVNAAGALAPVKAAIAYAIAPAQMTSSQAGSSGAGFFDVLFSINQLSQENKRLRQENASLRQRISQNTELKAENESLRKQLNFTAIEASRLVGGEVIGYQPDNFRHFITINRGSADGIASGMAVVSEGSLVGTISEVTAGTAKVFLVVDPNFRVSGVDQDRPSRPTGTVRGQIGGGFLMDKIAQNEDIRPGDAVITSGLGTNIPKGIMIGRIETVQKLENGVFQNARLVSDLKFNRLEYVYVIVR, encoded by the coding sequence ATGAACAGAGGGCCCACCAAGCGATTGATAGCTTTAACCCTCTTGGGTGCCACCCTGGCTGTCGTGAACGCGGCCGGCGCTCTAGCGCCGGTAAAGGCGGCTATTGCTTATGCTATCGCTCCTGCCCAGATGACTTCAAGCCAGGCCGGTAGCTCTGGTGCTGGTTTCTTCGATGTGCTGTTCTCTATTAATCAACTATCACAGGAAAATAAGCGCTTACGGCAAGAGAATGCATCTCTGCGCCAGAGAATCAGCCAGAATACCGAACTGAAAGCCGAGAACGAGAGCCTGCGCAAACAGTTGAACTTTACTGCCATAGAAGCCAGCCGGCTAGTTGGCGGAGAGGTTATAGGCTATCAGCCTGATAATTTCAGGCACTTTATTACTATCAATCGTGGCAGCGCAGATGGTATTGCTTCGGGTATGGCCGTTGTTTCAGAAGGCTCGCTAGTAGGCACTATTAGTGAGGTTACTGCAGGTACTGCCAAAGTATTTTTGGTGGTTGATCCGAACTTTAGGGTGTCGGGTGTAGACCAGGACCGTCCCAGCCGCCCGACAGGTACGGTACGTGGCCAGATTGGTGGTGGGTTTTTAATGGATAAAATCGCCCAGAACGAAGATATCCGCCCTGGGGACGCGGTTATTACCAGCGGGCTTGGTACAAACATTCCGAAAGGCATCATGATTGGGCGCATAGAGACGGTGCAAAAGCTGGAAAACGGCGTGTTTCAGAATGCCCGTTTGGTTTCAGATCTGAAATTTAATCGGCTCGAATACGTCTACGTTATAGTGCGCTAA
- a CDS encoding rod shape-determining protein produces the protein MINRILGKFSHDIGIDLGTANTLVYVRGRGIVISEPSVVAINTKTNQILAIGEEAKNMVGKTPASIVATRPLVDGVVSDFEVTEQMLRYFIEKVHTDRYSFLPRPRVVIGIPSGVTEVEKRAVEDAATNAGARQTFLIEEPMAAAIGSRLPIHDAAGSMVVDIGGGTTEVAIISLGGIVASRSLRIAGDELNEDIMKYAREEFNLQIGERTAENIKIAIGSAYPIRAGKQTAPMRGRDLVTGLPKQINVSAEQIRMALARSVREITDAIRITIEETPPELVSDIMERGIVLAGGGALLAGLDTLLHQETNMPIYIADDPLTSVARGTGLVLEDLDSLKDILVPTQYGKITG, from the coding sequence ATGATAAATCGGATATTAGGAAAGTTTTCGCACGACATTGGCATAGATCTCGGTACGGCTAATACCCTGGTATATGTAAGGGGGCGAGGCATCGTTATTAGCGAGCCGAGTGTAGTGGCTATTAATACCAAAACCAACCAAATTCTAGCTATTGGTGAAGAAGCTAAAAACATGGTGGGTAAGACACCGGCCAGTATTGTAGCCACTAGACCTTTGGTTGATGGGGTGGTGAGCGATTTTGAGGTTACTGAGCAAATGTTGCGCTATTTTATAGAGAAGGTGCATACCGACCGCTACAGTTTTCTACCTAGACCTAGAGTGGTAATTGGCATTCCTTCAGGAGTAACGGAGGTTGAGAAGCGGGCAGTAGAAGACGCGGCTACCAACGCCGGTGCTAGGCAAACGTTTTTAATTGAAGAACCGATGGCTGCGGCAATCGGTAGTCGTCTGCCGATTCATGACGCGGCCGGTTCAATGGTGGTAGACATCGGCGGCGGTACGACCGAAGTGGCAATAATCTCCCTGGGCGGCATTGTTGCTTCCCGCAGCCTGCGTATAGCTGGTGATGAGCTGAACGAAGATATCATGAAATATGCCCGAGAGGAGTTTAATCTTCAAATTGGCGAACGGACTGCCGAGAATATCAAGATTGCTATCGGTTCAGCCTATCCTATACGGGCCGGCAAGCAAACCGCTCCGATGCGAGGGCGTGATCTAGTAACTGGCTTGCCTAAGCAGATTAATGTTTCAGCTGAGCAGATTAGGATGGCGCTAGCCAGAAGTGTCCGGGAGATTACCGACGCTATTCGTATTACGATTGAAGAAACACCACCCGAGCTAGTGTCAGACATTATGGAGCGTGGTATTGTGCTTGCCGGTGGAGGGGCACTACTTGCGGGGCTGGATACACTGCTGCATCAAGAAACTAATATGCCGATCTACATTGCAGATGACCCGCTGACTTCTGTTGCCAGAGGCACAGGCCTGGTCTTGGAAGACTTAGATTCCCTGAAAGACATTTTAGTACCGACTCAGTACGGTAAGATTACGGGCTAA
- a CDS encoding aminoacyl--tRNA ligase-related protein codes for MKLSQTFGRTLKIASGESESANYQLLVRGGFIQQVGAGVYTYLPLGLKVLNKIADLVRSDMDKLGASEILMPVLHPKNLWQKTGRWDKFDALYRLKDNGGREMALGPTHEETVTPLAQAYLNSYKDLPAAVYQIQTKFRDEPRAKGGLLRGREFLMKDLYSFHADSKDLDNYYELVKKAYQTAFHNLGLAVRVVESTGGAFSKYSHEFQVFHQSGEDTVLYCEDCDFAQNNEIAKVKAGDACPECKKKEAIKQTNAIEVGNTFKLGDRFSRDFGFSYTDQNGKQHHPVMGCYGIGISRAMGAIVEVYNDEKGILWPRNVAPADIHLICLGDDQKVKAAADKLYQDLQDNGNDVIYDDRLESAGIKFTDADLIGCPVRLTVSPKTLEHESAELKFRNIDKAKLIPLAEASEPLKQK; via the coding sequence ATGAAATTATCTCAAACATTTGGCAGGACCCTAAAGATTGCCAGCGGAGAAAGCGAATCTGCTAACTACCAACTGCTTGTTCGCGGGGGGTTCATTCAGCAGGTAGGGGCCGGGGTTTATACTTATTTGCCACTAGGCCTAAAAGTATTGAATAAAATAGCGGATCTGGTGCGCAGCGACATGGATAAGCTTGGTGCCAGTGAAATCTTAATGCCCGTGCTCCACCCAAAAAATCTCTGGCAGAAAACCGGTCGCTGGGATAAGTTTGATGCTCTTTACCGACTTAAAGACAATGGCGGCCGGGAGATGGCTCTTGGCCCCACGCACGAAGAGACGGTTACCCCCTTGGCTCAGGCTTACCTTAATTCTTATAAGGATTTACCAGCCGCAGTTTACCAGATTCAAACCAAGTTTCGTGATGAGCCTAGAGCAAAAGGGGGATTGCTCCGCGGCCGGGAGTTTTTAATGAAAGACCTCTACAGCTTCCATGCAGATTCGAAAGATTTAGATAATTATTACGAGTTAGTGAAGAAAGCCTACCAGACCGCCTTCCACAACTTGGGGCTTGCAGTGCGAGTGGTGGAATCCACAGGTGGCGCTTTTAGCAAATACTCTCACGAGTTCCAGGTATTTCACCAATCTGGAGAAGATACAGTATTGTATTGTGAGGATTGCGATTTTGCCCAAAATAACGAGATCGCCAAAGTGAAGGCTGGGGACGCGTGCCCTGAGTGCAAGAAGAAAGAAGCTATTAAGCAAACTAATGCTATTGAGGTAGGTAATACCTTCAAGCTGGGTGACAGGTTTAGCCGTGATTTTGGCTTCAGTTATACGGATCAAAATGGCAAACAGCATCACCCCGTAATGGGCTGTTATGGCATAGGCATCAGTCGTGCTATGGGGGCGATAGTAGAGGTTTACAACGATGAGAAAGGTATTTTGTGGCCAAGAAATGTTGCCCCGGCCGATATACATTTGATATGTCTGGGTGATGACCAGAAAGTGAAGGCCGCTGCCGATAAGCTGTATCAGGATCTTCAGGACAACGGGAATGATGTGATATACGATGACCGCCTTGAAAGCGCCGGAATTAAGTTTACTGATGCCGATTTGATTGGCTGCCCGGTAAGGCTGACCGTTAGCCCCAAGACGCTAGAGCATGAATCGGCCGAGCTGAAATTCCGTAATATAGATAAGGCTAAATTAATTCCACTAGCTGAAGCGTCAGAGCCGCTCAAACAGAAGTAG
- a CDS encoding site-2 protease family protein, whose translation MLTTILLVLLIFGLLVFIHELGHFWAAKKAGVVVEEFGFGFPPKIIGRKFKGTVYSLNFIPLGGFVKLKGEATGDTGKGSFGGASFGHKINILLAGVTMNAIGAYLILVWLCLTGLPPIIQNQFSSGEAKFAQPKQVMAITVQEGSPAEKAGIKRGDLLLGEAGGQRFATEDDLLAYTKSHAGRTVQLEVLRDGQTTTRTAKLLSPENKQGHLGVAPFLTYKLKYGLFDSVVTAGGITAQMIWGTLAAFGGLVAGLIAQGTVSEQVAGPVGIVVILSNIAQLGAAYVLVFVASISISLAVINALPLPALDGGRLLMVVAQKLFGRNLSAQAEGLIHTAGFVALIMLMIAVTYSDIKRL comes from the coding sequence ATGCTTACGACTATTCTGTTAGTCCTCTTAATATTCGGTTTACTCGTCTTCATTCACGAACTCGGGCATTTTTGGGCTGCTAAGAAAGCAGGAGTTGTGGTAGAGGAGTTTGGCTTCGGCTTTCCGCCTAAGATTATCGGGCGGAAGTTTAAAGGCACTGTTTACTCGCTAAATTTCATTCCTTTAGGAGGGTTCGTAAAGCTCAAGGGTGAGGCTACTGGCGATACCGGAAAGGGCAGCTTTGGCGGCGCCAGTTTTGGGCACAAAATAAACATTTTACTGGCTGGGGTGACTATGAACGCAATAGGGGCCTATTTGATTCTTGTCTGGCTTTGTCTGACTGGCCTACCACCGATAATCCAGAACCAATTCAGCTCCGGCGAGGCAAAATTTGCCCAGCCCAAGCAGGTAATGGCCATAACCGTACAGGAAGGCTCGCCAGCCGAGAAAGCCGGCATTAAACGCGGCGATCTGTTACTTGGAGAGGCTGGTGGGCAGAGGTTTGCAACCGAAGATGACCTCTTGGCCTACACCAAATCCCATGCCGGCCGCACTGTTCAGCTTGAAGTGTTAAGAGACGGCCAGACTACTACCCGGACAGCCAAGCTTCTGTCGCCCGAGAATAAGCAGGGGCATTTGGGAGTGGCTCCGTTTCTAACTTACAAATTGAAGTATGGCCTGTTTGATTCTGTGGTAACAGCCGGCGGTATTACCGCGCAGATGATATGGGGTACCCTAGCGGCTTTTGGCGGCCTAGTAGCGGGCTTGATCGCGCAAGGCACTGTAAGCGAGCAGGTAGCCGGCCCGGTCGGTATTGTTGTTATTCTAAGCAATATCGCTCAGCTAGGAGCGGCTTATGTATTAGTATTCGTGGCTTCCATATCTATTTCTCTAGCGGTTATTAATGCTCTGCCGCTGCCGGCTTTGGATGGGGGGCGTTTACTTATGGTAGTGGCCCAAAAGCTGTTTGGTCGCAATCTGTCGGCCCAAGCCGAAGGGCTCATTCACACCGCGGGTTTTGTGGCGCTGATTATGCTGATGATTGCAGTCACTTACTCAGATATTAAACGCTTATGA
- the uppS gene encoding polyprenyl diphosphate synthase codes for MSTQTAQPTSISAHQDSVPQHIGLILDGNRRWAKDNGLPSLEGHRRGSEVFKNMAKAAFERGIKYVSVYVFSTENWNRSKEEVGYLMDLFYKLAKKDTDYLHKQNIKVLFIGSLEGLSTKVVTAMREAEVKTKDNTAGTLAICLNYGGQLEIADAVKKMVGDGVKQQEITPEKIDEYLYAPGVPSVDLVIRTSGEQRLSNFMLWRSAYSELLFVKKHWPDFTEADLDEALAEYARRQRRYGS; via the coding sequence ATGTCTACCCAAACTGCCCAACCAACATCAATATCTGCGCATCAAGATTCAGTGCCTCAGCACATAGGCCTCATCTTAGACGGTAATCGCCGCTGGGCTAAAGATAATGGCCTGCCTTCGCTGGAGGGGCATCGCCGTGGCTCTGAGGTATTTAAGAATATGGCCAAAGCCGCCTTTGAGCGAGGCATTAAGTACGTTTCGGTTTATGTTTTTTCTACCGAGAACTGGAATCGAAGCAAGGAAGAGGTTGGCTACTTAATGGATCTCTTCTATAAACTAGCTAAAAAAGACACCGACTACCTGCACAAGCAGAACATCAAAGTGCTTTTTATTGGCTCACTGGAAGGCTTGAGCACGAAAGTGGTTACTGCCATGCGAGAGGCCGAGGTTAAAACCAAAGATAATACTGCAGGAACATTAGCAATTTGTTTGAATTATGGCGGCCAGTTGGAGATTGCCGACGCGGTCAAGAAGATGGTAGGTGATGGCGTAAAGCAGCAAGAAATTACCCCAGAGAAGATCGATGAGTATCTGTATGCCCCCGGTGTACCCTCGGTTGACTTAGTTATTCGAACGTCTGGCGAGCAGAGGCTTTCTAACTTCATGCTCTGGCGTTCGGCTTACTCTGAACTCTTATTCGTTAAAAAACATTGGCCCGACTTCACCGAAGCCGACTTAGATGAGGCGTTGGCTGAGTACGCTCGTCGCCAGCGCCGCTACGGCTCTTAA